A region of the Bryobacteraceae bacterium genome:
GCGGGTCGGCGCGCACGGTGCTCACGGCGCGGATGTCGGCCGCGGCGGCTGCCGGCGCGAGCGCCGTGGCGGCCAGCCCACAGGCGAAACAAAACATGAGCATTTTGTTTAGTACATTATACTGCTTCATGTTTCAAACACAACCGGTTCTTTTCCGTCGGCCCGCGGCGCGCCCGGCGCGCCGCTGCTACAATTCTCTCATGGCGCGCGGCGCCTTCATTCTCACCGGGGGCCGCAGCCGCCGCATGGGCCGGGACAAGGCGCTGCTGGACTATCACGGCCGTCCGCTGGCCGCCCACGTGGCCGCTCAGGCCGCCGCCGCGGCCGGCCGCGCGTGGCTGGTGGGGCCCGCGGAACGCTACGGTCATCTCGGCTATCCCTGCCTCGAAGAGCGCTTTCCCGGGGCCGGGCCGCTGAGCGGCATTGAGGCCGCCCTCCGCTCCGGCCTGGCCGACTGGTGCCTGGTGCTCGGCTGCGACATGCCGGGTGCTGACGCCGCGTCGCTGAGCCGGCTTCTGGATTTCGCCGAGACCTGCGCGGCGGATGCCGCCGTCACCACCGGCGAGGACGGGCGACCCGAGCCGCTGTGCGCGGTCTATCACGCCCGGCTGGCGCTGCTGGCGGAGGCACTGCTGCGCGAAGGCCGGCTGGCGGTTCACGAGCTGCTGGCCTCCATCCGCTGGGCCGCCTTCCCGGCGCCGCACCCGCGTTTTGCCGCCAACATCAACACGCCCGCGGAATGGGCACAATGGAATCGTTGAGGGACCTCTACCCGTATTACATCGAATTCCGTCACGTCTATAAGACGTTTGACGAGCCCGTTCTGGTCGACGTGTCCTTCTACGTCAAAGATGGCGAGACGCTGGCCATCATCGGCCGCAGCGGCGTCGGCAAGAGCGTCAGCCTGAACCACATCATGGGCTTTCTCAAGCCGGACAGCGGCCGCGTGATCGTCGCCCACCAGGACATCACCGACATGACCGAGTCCGAACTGCGCGAAATCCGCCGCAAGGTCACCATGGTCTTCCAGAGCGGCGCGCTGTTTGACTCGCTCACCGTGGGCGAGAACGTCCTCTTCGCACTCGAGCTCCGCGAGGACTATGACGAGGCCAACAAGCTCGACATCATGCGCGGGCTGCTCCGCATGGTCGGGCTGGAGGACCGCGAGAACGACTATCCGTCCGATCTCTCCACCGGCCACCGCCGCGCCGTCGCCATCGCCCGTGCCCTGGCCGCCCAGCCTGAGTGCATCCTCTATGACGAGCCGACCACCATGGTCGACCCGCTGATGTCTGACCTGATGATCAGTCTGATGCTGCGCCTGAAGGAACAGCTCCGCCTGACCAGCGTCGTCGTCACCCATGACCTCGACCTGATGCGGCGCGTGGCCGACCGTGTTGTGGTCCTCCACGAAGGCCGGGTCATCTACATGGGGCCGGTGAGCGAGATTGACCGCTGCGAGCACCCCCATGTGCGCGAGTTTCTCGCCATGGACCGTGTGGAGCTCACCGGCTGACTTTGCCCCGCCATTCTCCGGCCCACTGGCGCAACCGCATGATCCACGAGCGCTCCTCCACGCCGGGGTCTGCCGTCGCCTGCGGCGCCGGCGGTTGCCGCTCCAGCCAGGATGCCGGACGCGAAGCCGGCGTGCGCGCGATGAGGCGGGCCCGGAACGTGTTCGGCTGCACTGAATATGTCCGCTTCACGACCCTGCCGTCCCTTTCTTCGACCACCGCCTGGAAGCCATCCACCTCCGCCCCGCTATGGAGCAGCTCCAGCGGCAGCCAGCCCCTGAGGTTCCGCTCGATAAACGCTGTTTCGTAACGCTGCCGCCTCGTGCTCCAGACAAAGATCCGCAGCGAATCAAAGCCGTGCTCGGCGGAGCGCTGTGACTGCGCCGCCCACAGCCATACGGGCTTCTCGCCCCCCTTCGTGCGGATCGAGCCGATGCGGAAATAGGCGGCGATGCGCGCCCGTTCGGCGTACTGGGCCACTTCGTCGGGGATCTCCATCACCAGCATTCGCGCCAGCACCCAACCGGCTGAGCCGTCCTCCAGCCGGACCAGCGCCCAGTCGTCGGCGCTCTTCGGCGGGGCGGCTGGAGGAGCCGCTGCCGGAGGGCCGGCCGTGGTCCTGGACGGTTCTTCCGGCATCGCCGTGCGGCTCAGTTCCAGCCAGTTGTCCGGCAACGGCGGGACAGGGACCGGCGCCAGGGGAGGCCCGGCGGTTTTCGCCGCCTTCTTTCGCGAGGCTGCGCTTCCGTTCGCTTTTCTTGCGGTGACGGACGATGCCGCCACCAGCGGCGCCGGCTCGTACGGCGAGCGCTCCACGCGCTCATAGGCGATGACGTCCACGTGCTGGCCGGGCTGGATGCGGCGGAAGCTGGGCGAGAGCCGGTGCGGGACGGTGTGAACGTTCAGCGCATCCAGTGCGGATGCGCGGCCCTGGGAAGGGGCTCCGGCGGCGCGCGCGCTCAGCCGCCGCAGTGTCTCCAGGTCCTGGCCCGAGAGCAGCAGCCGGCCGTCGATCCAGCCTTCGGCGCCGGACTGCGTGCGAATCTGATAAAAGCGCCGCCGACGGCCGATGATCTGGACGCGCTCGCCGTGGCGTAGCCTCGCCACCACGCGCGAGCGGGCGGCGAGCGCCTCCCGCAGGTCATATTCGAGCGGCCCGATGAAGGCCTCGCCGAGCGCCGGCCGCCGTTCGGCGCGCGTCGAACAGGCCGCCAGCGCAAGCGCCAGCAGCAGGAACGCTCCCGCCACAGACCGCATCCGCGCCAGCACGTTGCCCGCCTCCCCCCAGCATAGCAATGCCGGCGCGGCGCGGATCAGCAAACCATTTCTTTCAGAAATTGTTCGATCCGTCCGAGGCCCTTTTCAAGGTTTTCCATCGAAGTGGCGTACGAGATGCGCACGTGGTGTTCGGTGCCGAACGCCTCGCCGGGCACCACCGCTACATGCGCCTTCTCCAGCAGCTTCTCGGCGAACTGCATCGGCGTGTGGATGCCATTGCGGCCCAGCGCGGCGCTGATGTTCGGGTAGGCGTAGAAGGCGCCGCGGGGTTCGGCGCAACGCACGCCCGGCATGGCCCGCAGCCGCTGAACCACATACTGGCGGCGGCGGCGGTATTCGGCCAGCATGTCCTCCACCGCGCTCTGGTCGCCGAGCAGCGCCTCGATCGCCGCCTTCTGCGCGATCGAGGTGGGGTTGGACGTCGAATGCGATTGCAGCTTGATGATTGCCGAGCAGACCTCGGCCGGCGCCAGCGTGAATCCGATGCGCCAGCCGGTCATCGCGTAAGTCTTCGACAGCGAGCCGGCGACGATCACGTGCTCCTTCATGCCCGGCACGGCGGCGATCGAGAAGGGCTCGCTGTCGTAGAGGAAGCGGCAGTAGCACTCATCCGTCATCAGCCAGATGCCGCGCCGCGCGGCCAGGTGGCCGATCTTTTCGAACTCTTCCCGCCCGATCACCGCGCCCGAAGGGTTGCAGGGCGAGTTGATGATGATCAACCGTGTCCGCGGCGTGATGGCGCGCTCCACCTGCCCGGCCGTCAGGGCAAAGCCCTCCTCCTCGCTGGTCTCGACGAGCACCGGGCGTCCGCCCGAGTAGCTGACGACGTCGTAGTAGGTCACCCAGTAAGGCACCGGGATGATGACTTCGTCGCCCTCGTTGATGAGCACCTGCACGGTGTTGAAGATGGCGTGCTTGCCGCCGACGCTCACCACGCACTCGGGCACGGTGTAATTGGTCCCGAAGTCCAGCCGGTGCCGCTCGCAGACGGCCTGACGGAGTTCAGCGACGCCCGCCATGGCCGTATAGCGGGTAAAGTTTTCCTCCAGGGCGCGCACGGCGGCCTGCTTGATGTGGTCGGGAGTCGGGAAATCCGGCTCGCCGACGCCAAAGTCCACCACGTCAACGCCCGCCCGGCGCAGCTTTTCGGCTTCGGCTGACACGCGCGCCGTCGAGCTGACGCTGATGGACTGAACTCGGGACGAAAGAGTAGAAGCTGGTTGAAACATTCCTGCCACTCGGTGGTTCCAACGGGATTTCACCCGGATGTCTTGCTGTCCGGCCGCTTTGCCGGCAGCCGCTGTCTGAGCCTCGCCTCGACCTGGGGCGGCACCAGGCCGCTGACGTCGCCGCCCAGTGCAATCACTTCCTTCACCAGCCGCGAACTGAGGAAGGAATAGGCTTCACCTGCCATCATAAACATAGTTTCGATCTCCGGCGCCAGCCGCCGGTTCATCAGCGCCATTTGCAGTTCATACTCGTAGTCGCTGATGGCCCGGATGCCGCGCAGCAGCAGGCAGGCGCCGCGCCGCCGCGCGTACTCCACCAACAGCCCGTCGAAGGAGTCCACTTCGACGTTAACCAGCCCGGCGGTCGCCTCGCGCAGCATCTCGACGCGCTCAGCGGCGCTGAACAGCGGCTGCTTGCCCGCATTGCGCAGCACGGCAACAATCAGCCGGTCCACCAGCGGCGCGCAACGGCTGATCAGGTCGAGATGGCCGTTGGTGACGGGATCGAATGAGCCCGGATAGACCGCAATAAGAAGCTTCTGTGCGGACAAGACTGTGCCTTCCCCAATGGATGTCGACGGAGGAATGACCCTTCATTGTACGCCTTTGGCCCCGCTGGGCTGAAAGGCGTCCTTGCCTGAAAACCGCGCGGTCGCGCGATTCCATGCAGCCTGCATCTGCCAGGGCCGGCTGGCGCGCGCCCCCGGCAGCCGCGGCTCGGACTCAGGACTCCCGGAGGAGGCGCCGGCGGTTCCGCGGCCGTCGCCGTACGGTTCCTGCGGTCATTTGCCGCGCGGCGGGCCTTCGCAGCAGCCTGCTAGATTGGAACGGTGAGCCGAAAGGACGAGCTGCGCGCGCGGGCCCTGAAGGACGCGTTGGGAGCGCTGGGATATCCGGGATTCCTGTCCCTGTTCTCGGAGATCGAGGCCGAAGAGGGGCACGACCCGGCCGTCGTGCTGATGGCGGCCCTGGCCTGTGACCGGCTTGAGGAGCCGATCATCGAGGCCCTGCCGTGGCTGGTGCTGCGCTTTGAGCAGCTCGACTGGGACTGGCTTCTGCGCGAGGCCCGCCGGCGCGGCGTGCAGAACCGCCTCGGTTTCGTCGTCGCGCTCGCCCTGCGTGCCGGCGCAGGGGCGCTCGATATGGCGCGGCTGGCGCGGCTCGCCGCCATTGAGGAAGAACTCTACGCCTGCCGTCTTGACCGGGAAGATCCGCGATGGCCTCCTGTGCCTCCGGCCCGGCGGGATGAGCGGCGGAGCCTGCGCAGCGAGGAGGCCGCACAGTGGGGGCTGATGAGCTGCCTGCGGCCAGAAGAGTTGCGCTTTCTGGATGTCTGACCGCCAGTCCTCAACCGGCCGCCGCTTCGGCTACATTGGAAGGTGCCCTGGCCCCCCGGGGCCAGCGGATCTCTGCCGTGATTGGGAGGGCACTCTCAATGAGAATTCTTGCGCTTGTGATCCTGAGCCTTTCGCCGGCCCTGCTGATGGGCCAGCAGCGCACGCTGATGCACTGTTTCACGTTCACGGAAATTCCGGAAGCCACGGCGGCCGACTGGGACGCCTTCCGCAAGGCCACCGAAGAGCTGCCGTCCAAAATTGACGGCCTGCTCCGGGTCTGGCACGGGA
Encoded here:
- a CDS encoding ABC transporter ATP-binding protein; its protein translation is MESLRDLYPYYIEFRHVYKTFDEPVLVDVSFYVKDGETLAIIGRSGVGKSVSLNHIMGFLKPDSGRVIVAHQDITDMTESELREIRRKVTMVFQSGALFDSLTVGENVLFALELREDYDEANKLDIMRGLLRMVGLEDRENDYPSDLSTGHRRAVAIARALAAQPECILYDEPTTMVDPLMSDLMISLMLRLKEQLRLTSVVVTHDLDLMRRVADRVVVLHEGRVIYMGPVSEIDRCEHPHVREFLAMDRVELTG
- the coaD gene encoding phosphopantetheine adenylyltransferase; the protein is MSAQKLLIAVYPGSFDPVTNGHLDLISRCAPLVDRLIVAVLRNAGKQPLFSAAERVEMLREATAGLVNVEVDSFDGLLVEYARRRGACLLLRGIRAISDYEYELQMALMNRRLAPEIETMFMMAGEAYSFLSSRLVKEVIALGGDVSGLVPPQVEARLRQRLPAKRPDSKTSG
- a CDS encoding aminotransferase, producing the protein MFQPASTLSSRVQSISVSSTARVSAEAEKLRRAGVDVVDFGVGEPDFPTPDHIKQAAVRALEENFTRYTAMAGVAELRQAVCERHRLDFGTNYTVPECVVSVGGKHAIFNTVQVLINEGDEVIIPVPYWVTYYDVVSYSGGRPVLVETSEEEGFALTAGQVERAITPRTRLIIINSPCNPSGAVIGREEFEKIGHLAARRGIWLMTDECYCRFLYDSEPFSIAAVPGMKEHVIVAGSLSKTYAMTGWRIGFTLAPAEVCSAIIKLQSHSTSNPTSIAQKAAIEALLGDQSAVEDMLAEYRRRRQYVVQRLRAMPGVRCAEPRGAFYAYPNISAALGRNGIHTPMQFAEKLLEKAHVAVVPGEAFGTEHHVRISYATSMENLEKGLGRIEQFLKEMVC